CGGGATCTGAGCCCGATCGCGGGTCGTCTGGCGATCCTGATGCTCGCCGACGCGACCCCCATACTGGCGGACACGCGTGTCAGCACAACATTGCCGGTCGTTGCATATCCGACCTCGGTGGAAGCGGTGACATCGAGTATCGACGAACTTGCGGACCGAGGCGTCCTCGTCAGGGGAGACCTGACGTGGCGGTTCGCTCATCAAACGCTGTTCGAGTTCATCGCTGCCCGGGCATTGCTCGTGCGCAACGGTCCCGCCTCTGCGGCTCTCCTTCTTGAGCATGTCCGCAGCCATCCGCACGACCTGTTCACCGGCGCGGTGCTCGAGCAGCTCGTGATCCTGCTGGCACGCGACATCGCGACGCGGTCAGTGGCAAGGGATGTTGTCGCCCAGTTGTTGGCCGAGTCATATCCAAGCGTGCGTCAGCTCGGAGTGATTGGCTGGTGCCATGTGCCGGAACTGGCCACGGGAAGTTCGCAGCTGATGGACGCTCCCACTGCGGCTCGTGTGCTTGGTCATCTGCCGCAGATCCAGTCCATCGACGCGGAGCAGGTACTCACCCTGCTGCGGACGATCTGGCGTGACCATCGCGACGTCGCCCATCGGGCACTCATCGACTGCCTAGCGCTGCTCGTCCATCGGTGGCCGCACCAGATCGGCAGGTTCGTTATCGAAGAGGCGATCGTCAGCACACTCCTCACATCCTTCCTTCGCAACTACAACCAATCTGCCGCGCTCGTTGACCTCACCGTGAATCTTGCGCATGCCGACCCGGCCGTCACCCGGCAGTTGCTCCTGGACCTGGTCAGCGAGCTTCCCGAGGTGGCGGGACCTTTGCGCAGCCTCCGGGGGATCGCCGCCAACTGGGCTCTTCTTGAAGGGACGGACGCGTACGCGCGTGCGGTGCTTGACGTCGCTACGGAAAGCGAACGCCGCTTCCGGTCGCATCACCGCGACTTCGGGATAGCCGCAGGGAACGTTCTCTACGCCTCGCGACGCCACCGCTTCCATCACTACAACCAAGAGGAAGCCGACGCTGCCTGGGAGACGCTCGCCATCGATGTGCTTTCACGGGTCACGACGACCTCGCCGACCATTCCGGACGCTGCCGCGCTTAACGCCGTCGCTCGGCATCTGATCGATACTCCCGCCAGTGAACGCGAGCACGTTGCGCGGATCCTGGATTACCTCTTCGGACAGGATCCGGCAGATGGACCGCTTCATGTCGTTGGGTCGTTCCTTATGGCTCTCGTCACGAGTGAGAGCCTTGCCCGCGAGCTAGTCGTCGACGCGCTGTTCGAGGCGCTCGAACGGGGACTGCCAGCCAGTGCGAATCGCGCCGACTCGCCGGCGCAACGATGGGCGCTCACCGCGCGCGCCACGCTGATTGACCCAGAGACCCCCGAGACGTTCGTCGCCGACGTCGTCGCTGATCTGCTTCCGAACGAGGCACGCCTTTGGCGTGACCCGGCCTTTCTTTTGTCCGCCGCCTTTCCTGCAGCCATCGGCGGTGACGCCCGAGCCAGTGCACTGCTTACCGATGTGAAAAACGACCCGCACGTGCTGAGCGGGCCCCTCGGTGTGGCGTCGCTGGCCACCACCGAGTTCATCGAGCGGGGACTTGAGTATGCAGACCGCGCGGCGGCGGTCGCCGACGCGGTGGTCCTTGTCGCCGCAGCGACACGACGGGCGGGTCCGATCGCAACGCTTGCTGGAACAGCAATCGGCGCCGCGGCAATTCGCCGCCATCGAATTGTCGTGCGTGAGCTTATCGCGACCATGCTTCGCGGGTCAGATAGTCAGCAACGAGAGGTATGCACCTGCTGGAAGCGGCTCCAGGAGCACCGCCTCCTGACGACAGGAGTACGTGAGATAACGGAGGCGTTCGCGAAGGTGCGCGACCCTCAAGGAAGAGCATCGTTGATCGAAATGCTGCCCGCCGCCGTCGCGTACCACTTGCCAGACGCCCCCGCAGCGCTCGCCTTCCTCCGGCAGAACGTGCCAGAAGAGCCGCGTGACGCGGACGTCTCCGTCCTCTCGGACGCGCGCAAGCGGCTTATTGATGCAGCCTTCAGCGCCTACCGGGCGATCCTCGCTACGATCGCCTCACCCGAGGAGTGGGATCCGCTATGGGACCGTGTCACGCGCCCTGCGCTCCAGGGAAGTGGGCGAATTGACACGGACCGCTTCCGCGACGTCGGCGCGTATCTGCACAACTTGCTCCGGAACTACCCCGACCAGTTGTTGGCTGCTACCGAACGCTTGATCGCAGCAGCTTCCTGGGCGAAAGACCACCTCAGCGACAAACAAGCCAAGAGCGTCGCTAATCTCCTCGCCAACACCGCCCGGCGCATCGTTCAAGCTGGCGGTGAGCCAGCCCGGCACCTCATAGAAGCAGTCAACGTGCTTCCTGTCCGGTTGAGTCAGACAGTTCTGACCACAGCCATCGCGACCAGCAGCAGATACCGCGTCGAAAGACTCCTTGCAGACGGCGTCATCAGCCCCGGCCTTGCCGCCGAAGCTGTCGAACGGCTCCGCGGTCACCGCGAAGCTGGCTTCCAGCCCATTCCGCAGCTGATCACAGGGCCTGTCGCTTGACTCAGGGAATCCCGGTCAGGCCGACCCGATCGACGCCTTCACCTGCTTCCGGCGCATAGTGCAGTCCCGCGCTGTGAAGCGGATCAGTTCGAAAGAGCGCAGTCATCCGGCGCACTGATCGGGTCCCACCAGGGACGATGATGGCACTCGACAACGAGACAACCGGACGACGCCATGCCCCGGAATATTGAGCGACGCTCATCGACTTCTTCAGGACCTGCAGCGAAGAGCGTACGTGCCGATTGGCGAAGCGGTTCCTCGCACTCCCGTACCCAGAGGTACCGGAGCATGGGGTCCACGTGATACTCGGGCAATCGCTATTCGAGCCATAGTCGCGCACCGTGTGGGTGAGCTTCGACAGAAACACATTCACCCGCGGGCGCCACGATGAGTCCAGTTGTCTTTCTGCAACGACGGGAGTAGTTGTGGAGAGCTGTTCGCTCGTGCCGTGGCCAAAGATTGAAGGACTATTCAGCGACTTCGCAACGGCAGGCCTTTTGGCGTGTTCCAGCCACCCGCCGAGCGCCGTGTCATCCGTGACGATCCCAGTCTTCGGGGTCTTCATGCCAACTTTCTGAGCGTGAACGATTACCAGCGCGTGGAGAGATTGTGGTCTGACGTGTAGCGGTCTTCGGTGCTGACACTCCAGCAACCCGTGTCATCGTTGCCGATCTGCGTAGGACCCGAGGGTGGACCTCCACGGTCGACCAAGCGGCCAGTAGCGCTCGCCCTCGAGCATGTTCGTCGTCATTGCAATTCACCTCTATTCTCCCGAATGACTCCCGCACGCTCCGGACTGGTCCGGGGCCGGTTGGAGGAGAAACTGAGCGCGGTCGGCAGCGGCTTCTAGTGATTAGCACGTTCGTTGCCTCGAGGGGGTGGCGATCAGGGCGCACCCCATACGCGGCAGATTCTCCCACTCCGGCGCTGCTCACAAGTCTGTAGATCGATAGGCAGCATCCTGGTGGCCTCGCAAGATGCGAGGCGACCTGCAGGAAGCGCTCGGTCGCAACCCCCGAGTGCACCGCAACCGGCTCGGGCTAAGCCAGGAACGATTCGCGGAATAGCTCGGCTGCCACCGCACCTACATGGGGGGCATCGGCTAGCAGCACGGACGGCGAACGCTCCGCAACCGGTGGCGGTGCCACCGGAGCGACCGCCGAACTGGAGCGCATCGGAACCGAGCGATCGCCAAGCGCGCGGGGGGAGTTGTTCGGGCGCGTGTCGTTGGCGGGCCCAACGTCGCGCACCGGGGGGTTTCTCTGTCGTACAGCCGAGTACGCCGGTCGACCTCGGCGGGGCTGTCAACTGTCGCCGATGCCTGACAACTGGCCTGACAAGGCAACTTCGGGGCTGCTCGAACCATGGGTGCTACCTAGCCGATACCGACCGGAACGCCGAACCACTGAGGTGAGGACAGGTTCCCGAAAGGAACAACCCATGGGCACCAACCAAGCGCGAGTGCGCAACGCCGATGTCACCCCTCAGGTGCGAACTAACGTGTTCGGCCAGAGCCCCGGCAGCCGCTTCGCGGTCGTGGGTCTCGGGCATGGGCTCCATGCGAACGTCCACTTCACGTCCTATCTTGAGCTTCGTACGCAGGTCTACACCGCGCAGACGGGGATGCTCGGAACGGACGCCTTGATCGGTGGTCTCGACATCGATGAGGACGATGACCGCTCCACGGCCTTCCTCGTCGTCGAAAACCGCCATCCCCATCCCGTAGCGGTTGCCTGTGTTCGCGTGATCGGACGTCTGGACAGCGACCGTCGTCCCCTCCCCGCAGACGCCCTCTATGCTTTGGGTCTCGACGGTGAGGGCGTGGAGGTGTCTCGCTACATCGCCCGGCTTGACGACCCGCAGGCGCAGTCCCGTGTTCTGGTTGAGATGCTCCGCTCGACGATTGCACACATCCGGCAGTTGGGGATGGATGACCATGTCTATGCCGTCGTCGAACGCCCCCTCGAGCGTGTCCTGCGGATCATGGGTGTCGGAGTGACTCGGGTGGCCGAGCCTGCCTGGATCGATGAATACCAGGGTGTTAACCTCGCGATCCGGCTTGATCCCATCGCCTCCGCGCACAACCTGGGCGGTCTGCGCGAGATCGACGAGCTCGATGTGTCCGAAGGGTCTGTGCGGTTCTGGGGGGAGGTCCAGCTGTGACCACGCGTCGGAATAGACTTGCTGACCCGGGCGCGCCTGAGTACCGCCGGAATCTTGGGTTCTGGCGCCGAAGCGAGCAGGCGATCATGCAGGAGTCGACGATCGCGATCGCGGGAGCCGGTGGTGACGGTCACGACCTCGCTCTCGCGCTCGCGATGATGGCGGGCCCGGCGGAGATCCGGATCGCGGACCCCGAGACCTTCGTCCCGGAGAACTCCAACCGCGTCGCATGGGCGCACACGGAAACCTACGGGCGGCTGAAAGTCGACGTCCTGCGGGAAAGCATCCAGAAGATCCGTCCCCACACCCGGGTGATCTCCTACCCGGAAGGGGTGACGCCCGACAACGTTGACGAGTTCGTCCGCGGCGCCAATCTCGTCCTCGACGAATCCGAACTGCACTACCTTCAGGTCGGCACCGCGCTCGCGCGCGCCGCACGGAGACACGGGGTTTCCAACCTGCTCGTGATGAACATCGGATTCGGTGCCATCGCAACGTCGTTCGCGCCCCGCAGTCGGTACACATATGAGCGAATGATGGGGTTACCGCCCGACATCACGCTCGAGGAAGCAGCCACCCGGGCTACTGCGCTCGACCGTTGCGTGCCCTACGTTCCCCCGTATGGGGACCTCGCCACGTTCCGGGAGACGGTCGCTGGCGCGCCGCTGCCGTCGGTGGTGCAGGGTGTGAAAGCAGCAGTCAGCCTCGGCGCTACCGAGGCGCTCCTGCACCTTACCCGCAGGGACGCGAATCGCCGCCGCTCGCCGGTCTTCGCGCCGTACTGGGCTTACACCGACCCAATGACGCTGCGATCGGGACGAGTCCGCGCAGCCAGAGCCAGCCACTGGTCAGGACTCGCGGTCCTCGCCGGACGATCCGCGCTCGGCTTGAACCCCCGCGCCTCCTATGGCGACGAGGTCGCAGGTGCTGAGGCGGGGGAGGAGGTCCCATCGAGCAACTGAGACGCTGACTCGACCTCTTGCGTAGGCAACGAGGGTTGATCCTTCGGGGTCAGCCCTCGTGCGGTTCTAGATCGACCAGCGCTTCGAGGATTCCCCAGAAGCCCAGCGCTGCTGGGTGCCATTCGACGAGTTGCCCGTCGATGCCGGGCTTCATAATGATCGTGTCCGCCAGCTCGGGGTTCACCAGACGCCGCTGCGCAAGGCCCTCCACTACCGCTGCGCCGAGTCCCGCGAGCAACTCCGCTGACGCGCCGGGGGTGAATGAGAATCCCAACCCGCTGAGCGCGTCGCCGTAGAACTTCGCCGTCCGTTCGATGAACAGTTGCTCCGTTTCCTGGAGCGCCGCGACGAGCCGTTCACGGTTCTCCACGTCGGCGAGGCTGCTCGCCGACGCCACGAGCGTGACGTGAGTCCGCCAGCCCACCGCCTCGCTGAAGTGCTCGAAGTTCATCCGGCCTGCAACTCGTACAGCGTCACGCAGTACGGCAACACGCCCTTCGTGTGTGGCGAGGAGATGCTTGTTGGCCTCGATGACCTCGTACGCCGCCACTTGCGTGCCGGGGTAGAACATCGCGTCGTTCGAGTCTGACGACGTCGCCAACTCGACGAGCAGATCCGCGAAGAACCGTTCCTTCGCCGGCCACAAGCGATAAAACGTGCTGCGCGGCAGCCCGGCCGTGCGAATGAGATCCTCGATGCTCAAGTGCTCCAAACTGACGGTCAAGCCCGTCTGGGACAGCATCGACAAGGCCGTCGACAACGCCAACTCCCGCGTCTCGTCCGCCGGCTGCCTGCTATTGCGCCCGGGGGCGCCCCATCCTGGCGAACTCATACCTTCATTCAACAGCACCGTTTTTGGACATGAGACTTGATATTCCAACCCTGGACACCAGACATGCAAATCGCTAGTCTGAGCTCGGGCCCGTTGTACCCGGTTGTGGGCGGGGGCGACACCCGGGTGTAACGGGCCATCGCGAAGGAGACAGGTGACAACGCACGTCCGGCGGGGCACAGCTATAGCCCCCGCACGTTCCCGCTCCTCTGTTGAAGCGGTCTCAACTGCCCGTAGGTGCACATCAAATCGCCGAGGAGTCACGCCGGATGTGCGTCACCCCGGCCTCAGGTCTTCTCGTCTTGACCCGAAGGGCGCATGACATGGCCCTGCGGGCCGTAGATGTTCGTTGCCCCGGTTGTGGCAACGCCTGGTGCACTGATCAGCGGTTCTGCCAGTACTGCGGTCGTCAGGTGCTGATCAGTTCGATGTCTGACCTGATCAGCGTGGAAGCGCGCGAGCTCAAGAAGCACGTCCGTGCCTATGAGGACGCCCTCGAAGAGGGGTCAGACGATCCGCGCGTGCACGCAGCGCTCGGGATGTGCGTACTCAAACTGGGGCTGCGGGACAACGCGCTGTCGCACTTCGAGGAGGCGTTGCTCGATGACATCGAGAACTCGGAGCTGTACTTCTATGCTGCGGTCGCCTCGCTAGGCGGCAAGAAGCCGTTCTTGGTTCCGCTAGCTGGCATTCGTCGTGCGGAGGAGTACCTCACGGCGGCGCTGCGGCTGGAGGAGCGTGGCATCTACGCCTATCTCTACGGCTACATCCGCTTC
The DNA window shown above is from Microbacterium proteolyticum and carries:
- a CDS encoding NACHT domain-containing protein; translated protein: MRFSQHADVDRATAVQSGAALIHYAVHYGDVGVIPLGELFFAVPEIAALFRSLAVSSDAERAWRRDPQRMLTGFLEELEAREEAAPSHKNGEAARDLSARETAIIITRFLTYPGAETYAAGKGRSRPVSLRQQHALSLPDRASPAYRRFDITRQRSSSGHYWSQFEAELREYLQRAEIPRRLEAMKTLPASTRTLIRHSERYADDLSVQLLGTLAGMLEPADLYVERTVEARLLDQLLNGPATVLMLRGEAGAGKSSVLWSLRQKLIAEGMVPLLLSATWIVAGGSDHLLGIQELVEHTSRIKSAGLDPVVLLDTADLLLHTEGLIYQTADLLEQLDDLGVRTLITVRPIEAGQLPHDVRPYDLQEYEGEELEKAVTVLMRQYFPKLAPEIGSDLVERARTRGLPILTVLRSPLLLRMLFDTSGGEFPGLDYDATALYERYWETRINRDIRGGRVSSERDLSPIAGRLAILMLADATPILADTRVSTTLPVVAYPTSVEAVTSSIDELADRGVLVRGDLTWRFAHQTLFEFIAARALLVRNGPASAALLLEHVRSHPHDLFTGAVLEQLVILLARDIATRSVARDVVAQLLAESYPSVRQLGVIGWCHVPELATGSSQLMDAPTAARVLGHLPQIQSIDAEQVLTLLRTIWRDHRDVAHRALIDCLALLVHRWPHQIGRFVIEEAIVSTLLTSFLRNYNQSAALVDLTVNLAHADPAVTRQLLLDLVSELPEVAGPLRSLRGIAANWALLEGTDAYARAVLDVATESERRFRSHHRDFGIAAGNVLYASRRHRFHHYNQEEADAAWETLAIDVLSRVTTTSPTIPDAAALNAVARHLIDTPASEREHVARILDYLFGQDPADGPLHVVGSFLMALVTSESLARELVVDALFEALERGLPASANRADSPAQRWALTARATLIDPETPETFVADVVADLLPNEARLWRDPAFLLSAAFPAAIGGDARASALLTDVKNDPHVLSGPLGVASLATTEFIERGLEYADRAAAVADAVVLVAAATRRAGPIATLAGTAIGAAAIRRHRIVVRELIATMLRGSDSQQREVCTCWKRLQEHRLLTTGVREITEAFAKVRDPQGRASLIEMLPAAVAYHLPDAPAALAFLRQNVPEEPRDADVSVLSDARKRLIDAAFSAYRAILATIASPEEWDPLWDRVTRPALQGSGRIDTDRFRDVGAYLHNLLRNYPDQLLAATERLIAAASWAKDHLSDKQAKSVANLLANTARRIVQAGGEPARHLIEAVNVLPVRLSQTVLTTAIATSSRYRVERLLADGVISPGLAAEAVERLRGHREAGFQPIPQLITGPVA
- a CDS encoding ThiF family adenylyltransferase, coding for MTTRRNRLADPGAPEYRRNLGFWRRSEQAIMQESTIAIAGAGGDGHDLALALAMMAGPAEIRIADPETFVPENSNRVAWAHTETYGRLKVDVLRESIQKIRPHTRVISYPEGVTPDNVDEFVRGANLVLDESELHYLQVGTALARAARRHGVSNLLVMNIGFGAIATSFAPRSRYTYERMMGLPPDITLEEAATRATALDRCVPYVPPYGDLATFRETVAGAPLPSVVQGVKAAVSLGATEALLHLTRRDANRRRSPVFAPYWAYTDPMTLRSGRVRAARASHWSGLAVLAGRSALGLNPRASYGDEVAGAEAGEEVPSSN
- a CDS encoding TetR/AcrR family transcriptional regulator, with the translated sequence MSSPGWGAPGRNSRQPADETRELALSTALSMLSQTGLTVSLEHLSIEDLIRTAGLPRSTFYRLWPAKERFFADLLVELATSSDSNDAMFYPGTQVAAYEVIEANKHLLATHEGRVAVLRDAVRVAGRMNFEHFSEAVGWRTHVTLVASASSLADVENRERLVAALQETEQLFIERTAKFYGDALSGLGFSFTPGASAELLAGLGAAVVEGLAQRRLVNPELADTIIMKPGIDGQLVEWHPAALGFWGILEALVDLEPHEG